The Aphis gossypii isolate Hap1 chromosome 3, ASM2018417v2, whole genome shotgun sequence genome includes a region encoding these proteins:
- the LOC114124534 gene encoding dopamine receptor 2 isoform X2: MNWTTMVALANGTADEYDDVSGTDESVACRSTFGDRFPLSAVLMVFCMVTVFGNCLVIIAVVRERYLHTATNYFITSLAFADFLVGLVVMPVSAVQEVLDHYWTFGINACDVWRSLDVLFSTASILNLCVISLDRYWAITDPFTYPTKMSRKRAYRLIAAVWVCSGVISFPAIIWWRLVRTEPVPSNTCPFTNSTGYLIFSSTISFYVPLLVMVFTYYKIYTAAVTQTRCQRLGTKVLSSTPSSGGGSGGGGSGGGGSGGGSGSGGGAGGGRMELTLRIHRGGGTTTSASAAGGGGYTRAHQLQKNFSLSRKLSKLSREKKAAKTLGIVMGVFIVCWLPFFVVNLLSGFCDESCVFKDQLLSSVVAWLGWINSGMNPVIYACWSRDFRRKYVNGCINSNEYTIILTKYHKSMILKF, translated from the exons ATGAACTGGACGACGATGGTGGCGCTGGCAAACGGCACGGCCGACGAATACGACGACGTGTCGGGCACGGATGAGTCGGTGGCTTGTCGGTCGACTTTCGGCGACCGATTCCCGCTGTCGGCGGTGCTGATGGTCTTCTGCATGGTGACCGTGTTCGGCAACTGTCTGGTGATCATCGCCGTGGTCCGGGAACGGTACCTGCACACGGCCACCAACTACTTCATCACGTCGCTGGCGTTCGCCGACTTCCTGGTCGGGCTGGTGGTGATGCCGGTGAGCGCGGTGCAGGAGGTGCTCGACCACTACTGGACGTTCGGCATAAACGCGTGCGACGTGTGGCGGTCGCTGGACGTGCTGTTCAGCACGGCGTCCATACTGAACCTGTGCGTGATATCGCTGGACCGGTACTGGGCCATCACCGACCCGTTCACGTACCCGACCAAGATGAGCCGGAAGCGGGCGTACCGGCTGATCGCCGCCGTGTGGGTGTGCAGCGGCGTCATCAGCTTCCCGGCCATCATCTGGTGGCGGCTGGTCCGCACCGAACCGGTGCCCAGCAACACGTGCCCGTTCACCAACAGCACCGGATATCTGATATTCTCGTCCACCATATCGTTTTACGTGCCGCTGCTGGTCATGGTGTTCACGTACTACAAGATCTACACGGCGGCCGTCACGCAGACCCGGTGCCAGAGGTTGGGCACCAAAGTGCTGTCGTCCACCCCGTCGTCGGGCGGCGGTTCCGGTGGCGGCGGTTCCGGTGGAGGCGGAAGCGGCGGCGGAAgcggcagcggcggcggcgccgGCGGAGGTCGCATGGAGCTGACGCTGCGGATACACCGGGGCGGCGGCACGACCACGTCCGCGTCGGCCGCCGGCGGCGGGGGCTACACGCGGGCGCACCAGCTGCAGAAAAACTTCTCGCTCAGCCGGAAGCTGAGCAAGCTGTCCCGCGAGAAGAAGGCCGCCAAGACGTTGGGCATCGTCATGGGCGTGTTCATCGTCTGCTGGCTGCCGTTCTTCGTCGTCAACCTGCTGTCCGGGTTCTGCGACGAGAGCTGCGTGTTCAAGGACCAGCTGCTGTCGTCCGTGGTCGCCTGGCTCGGGTGGATCAACAGCGGCATGAATCCCGTGATCTACGCTTGCTGGAGCAGAGACTTTCGCAG GAAATACGTTAATGGATGCATTAACAGCAacgaatatacaattatattaacaaaatatcacaagtcaatgattttaaagttttaa